The proteins below are encoded in one region of Sander vitreus isolate 19-12246 chromosome 24, sanVit1, whole genome shotgun sequence:
- the nlgn4xa gene encoding neuroligin 4 X-linked a isoform X2, with protein MVYIHGGSYMEGTGNMIDGSILASYGNVIVITINYRLGVLGFLSTGDQAAKGNYGLLDQIHALRWIKENIQAFKGDPKRVTIFGSGAGASCVSLLTLSHYSEGNSFSNSTSDLFQKAIIQSGTALSSWAVNYQPAKYTRALAEKVGCNMLDTIDLVECLQNKNYKELIEQYITPAKYHIAFGPVIDGDVIPDDPQILMEQGEFLNYDIMLGVNQGEGFKFVDGIVDSEDGVSANDFDFAVSDFVDHLYGYPEGKDTLRETIKFMYTDWADKENPETRRKTLVALFTDHQWVAPAVATADLHAQYGSPTYFYAFYHHCQSDMKPSWADSAHGDEVPYVFGIPMIGPTDLFNCNFSKNDVMLSAVVMTYWTNFAKTGDPNQPVPQDTKFIHTKPNRFEEVAWTKYNPKDQLYLHIGLKPRVRDHYRATKVAFWLELVPHLHNINEFFQYVSTTTKIPPQDTTPYPYTKRFPGKNNWPSTTRHPGRKSGDLTDESTVVIETKRDYSTELSVTIAVGASLLFLNILAFAALYYKKDKRRHETNRRIPTPQRNLAPTSAPSATNANANDVAHLQSEELMSLQMKQQQLEHHHECESLQSHDPLRLACPPDYTLTLRRSPDDIPLMAPSTITMIPNALAGMQPLHNFNAFGGSQNSTNLPHGHSTTRV; from the exons GGTTTCTAAGCACAGGAGACCAGGCAGCCAAGGGCAACTACGGCCTGCTGGATCAGATACACGCTCTACGCTGGATCAAAGAAAACATCCAGGCTTTCAAAGGAGATCCCAAGAGAGTGACCATATTTGGCTCGGGGGCCGGAGCGTCGTGCGTCAGCCTGCTCACCCTCTCACATTACTCAGAAG gaaacagtttttcaaact CAACAAGTG ATCTGTTCCAGAAAGCCATCATCCAGAGCGGCACGGCGCTGTCCAGCTGGGCGGTCAACTACCAGCCCGCCAAGTACACGCGGGCCCTGGCAGAGAAGGTGGGCTGCAACATGTTGGACACCATCGACCTGGTGGAGTGTCTGCAGAACAAGAACTACAAGGAACTGATCGAGCAGTACATCACACCCGCAAAGTACCACATCGCCTTCGGGCCTGTGATTGACGGCGACGTAATCCCGGATGACCCCCAGATCCTAATGGAGCAAGGCGAGTTCCTCAACTACGACATCATGCTGGGGGTCAATCAGGGCGAGGGGTTTAAATTCGTGGACGGCATCGTGGACAGCGAGGACGGCGTGTCTGCCAATGATTTTGACTTTGCCGTGTCGGACTTTGTGGACCATCTTTATGGCTACCCGGAGGGCAAGGACACTCTGCGCGAGACAATTAAATTCATGTACACAGACTGGGCGGACAAGGAGAACCCGGAGACCCGGCGCAAGACTCTGGTGGCTCTGTTCACTGATCACCAGTGGGTGGCGCCGGCAGTGGCCACAGCGGACCTGCACGCTCAGTATGGCTCGCCAACTTACTTCTACGCCTTCTACCACCACTGTCAGAGCGACATGAAGCCCAGCTGGGCTGACTCAGCGCACGGCGATGAAGTACCGTACGTCTTTGGGATCCCTATGATCGGCCCCACGGATCTTTTCAACTGCAACTTTTCGAAGAACGACGTGATGCTGAGTGCTGTCGTCATGACCTACTGGACAAACTTTGCTAAAACAGG ggATCCAAACCAACCGGTCCCACAGGACACAAAGTTCATCCACACCAAACCCAACCGCTTCGAGGAGGTGGCCTGGACCAAGTACAACCCCAAAGACCAGCTGTACCTTCACATCGGCCTCAAACCGCGAGTGCGGGACCACTACCGTGCAACCAAGGTGGCATTCTGGTTGGAACTGGTTCCGCATCTGCACAACATCAACGAATTCTTCCAATACGTGTCCACCACGACCAAAATTCCTCCGCAGGACACCACCCCGTACCCTTACACCAAACGCTTCCCGGGCAAAAACAACTGGCCGTCCACCACGCGGCACCCGGGT CGAAAGAGCGGCGATCTGACCGATGAGTCGACAGTTGTTATAGAAACCAAGCGGGACTACTCTACAGAGCTGAGCGTCACCATCGCGGTCGGAGCCTCGTTGCTGTTTCTCAACATCCTCGCCTTCGCCGCGCTCTACTACAAGAAAGACAAGCGACGACACGAGACCAACCGGCGCATCCCGACGCCGCAGCGTAACTTGGCGCCGACCAGCGCGCCTTCTGCCACCAACGCTAACGCCAATGACGTGGCCCACCTGCAGAGCGAGGAGCTGATGTCTCTGCagatgaagcagcagcagctggagcaCCACCACGAGTGTGAGTCGCTGCAGAGCCATGATCCGCTGCGCCTCGCCTGCCCGCCCGACTACACGCTGACGCTGCGACGCTCGCCCGATGACATACCACTGATGGCGCCCAGCACCATCACCATGATCCCCAACGCGCTGGCTGGCATGCAGCCTCTGCACAACTTCAACGCTTTTGGGGGCAGCCAGAACAGTACCAACTTACCCCATGGCCACTCCACCACGCGGGTATAG
- the nlgn4xa gene encoding neuroligin 4 X-linked a isoform X3: MVYIHGGSYMEGTGNMIDGSILASYGNVIVITINYRLGVLGFLSTGDQAAKGNYGLLDQIHALRWIKENIQAFKGDPKRVTIFGSGAGASCVSLLTLSHYSEDLFQKAIIQSGTALSSWAVNYQPAKYTRALAEKVGCNMLDTIDLVECLQNKNYKELIEQYITPAKYHIAFGPVIDGDVIPDDPQILMEQGEFLNYDIMLGVNQGEGFKFVDGIVDSEDGVSANDFDFAVSDFVDHLYGYPEGKDTLRETIKFMYTDWADKENPETRRKTLVALFTDHQWVAPAVATADLHAQYGSPTYFYAFYHHCQSDMKPSWADSAHGDEVPYVFGIPMIGPTDLFNCNFSKNDVMLSAVVMTYWTNFAKTGDPNQPVPQDTKFIHTKPNRFEEVAWTKYNPKDQLYLHIGLKPRVRDHYRATKVAFWLELVPHLHNINEFFQYVSTTTKIPPQDTTPYPYTKRFPGKNNWPSTTRHPGRKSGDLTDESTVVIETKRDYSTELSVTIAVGASLLFLNILAFAALYYKKDKRRHETNRRIPTPQRNLAPTSAPSATNANANDVAHLQSEELMSLQMKQQQLEHHHECESLQSHDPLRLACPPDYTLTLRRSPDDIPLMAPSTITMIPNALAGMQPLHNFNAFGGSQNSTNLPHGHSTTRV; the protein is encoded by the exons GGTTTCTAAGCACAGGAGACCAGGCAGCCAAGGGCAACTACGGCCTGCTGGATCAGATACACGCTCTACGCTGGATCAAAGAAAACATCCAGGCTTTCAAAGGAGATCCCAAGAGAGTGACCATATTTGGCTCGGGGGCCGGAGCGTCGTGCGTCAGCCTGCTCACCCTCTCACATTACTCAGAAG ATCTGTTCCAGAAAGCCATCATCCAGAGCGGCACGGCGCTGTCCAGCTGGGCGGTCAACTACCAGCCCGCCAAGTACACGCGGGCCCTGGCAGAGAAGGTGGGCTGCAACATGTTGGACACCATCGACCTGGTGGAGTGTCTGCAGAACAAGAACTACAAGGAACTGATCGAGCAGTACATCACACCCGCAAAGTACCACATCGCCTTCGGGCCTGTGATTGACGGCGACGTAATCCCGGATGACCCCCAGATCCTAATGGAGCAAGGCGAGTTCCTCAACTACGACATCATGCTGGGGGTCAATCAGGGCGAGGGGTTTAAATTCGTGGACGGCATCGTGGACAGCGAGGACGGCGTGTCTGCCAATGATTTTGACTTTGCCGTGTCGGACTTTGTGGACCATCTTTATGGCTACCCGGAGGGCAAGGACACTCTGCGCGAGACAATTAAATTCATGTACACAGACTGGGCGGACAAGGAGAACCCGGAGACCCGGCGCAAGACTCTGGTGGCTCTGTTCACTGATCACCAGTGGGTGGCGCCGGCAGTGGCCACAGCGGACCTGCACGCTCAGTATGGCTCGCCAACTTACTTCTACGCCTTCTACCACCACTGTCAGAGCGACATGAAGCCCAGCTGGGCTGACTCAGCGCACGGCGATGAAGTACCGTACGTCTTTGGGATCCCTATGATCGGCCCCACGGATCTTTTCAACTGCAACTTTTCGAAGAACGACGTGATGCTGAGTGCTGTCGTCATGACCTACTGGACAAACTTTGCTAAAACAGG ggATCCAAACCAACCGGTCCCACAGGACACAAAGTTCATCCACACCAAACCCAACCGCTTCGAGGAGGTGGCCTGGACCAAGTACAACCCCAAAGACCAGCTGTACCTTCACATCGGCCTCAAACCGCGAGTGCGGGACCACTACCGTGCAACCAAGGTGGCATTCTGGTTGGAACTGGTTCCGCATCTGCACAACATCAACGAATTCTTCCAATACGTGTCCACCACGACCAAAATTCCTCCGCAGGACACCACCCCGTACCCTTACACCAAACGCTTCCCGGGCAAAAACAACTGGCCGTCCACCACGCGGCACCCGGGT CGAAAGAGCGGCGATCTGACCGATGAGTCGACAGTTGTTATAGAAACCAAGCGGGACTACTCTACAGAGCTGAGCGTCACCATCGCGGTCGGAGCCTCGTTGCTGTTTCTCAACATCCTCGCCTTCGCCGCGCTCTACTACAAGAAAGACAAGCGACGACACGAGACCAACCGGCGCATCCCGACGCCGCAGCGTAACTTGGCGCCGACCAGCGCGCCTTCTGCCACCAACGCTAACGCCAATGACGTGGCCCACCTGCAGAGCGAGGAGCTGATGTCTCTGCagatgaagcagcagcagctggagcaCCACCACGAGTGTGAGTCGCTGCAGAGCCATGATCCGCTGCGCCTCGCCTGCCCGCCCGACTACACGCTGACGCTGCGACGCTCGCCCGATGACATACCACTGATGGCGCCCAGCACCATCACCATGATCCCCAACGCGCTGGCTGGCATGCAGCCTCTGCACAACTTCAACGCTTTTGGGGGCAGCCAGAACAGTACCAACTTACCCCATGGCCACTCCACCACGCGGGTATAG